In Blastopirellula sp. J2-11, a single genomic region encodes these proteins:
- a CDS encoding FAD-dependent oxidoreductase, whose protein sequence is MLTNRRSFLRVIGGVGVTTAVAPSYLIAGKSKTTSGVLMEASSFQNAGGWKLDTQHYQQMGGNYLLAHGMGIPVENAATKVKVGAAGTWRLWVRNRDWCKGQWESPGRFRVLINGDALPQVFGAGDEKWHWQFGGEFEVKQPGELNIELEDLTGFDGRCDAIFLTQEVEPYLPNSDLQELAAWKDQMSGRAALEVSSTDYDLVIVGGGMSGCGAALAARSNGMKVALVQDRPLFGGNASEEVRVHTIGIHGYGTEIVKQLDTKTYKNGHEDAILDQKKREAALAASGVDLFAGHIACGLEKEEGRIASVEAREVKSGIIRRFRAPTFIDATGDGWLGYWGGAEYRSGREASSEFGEHWEKQGDLWSPQTPDNRVMGTSVLWNAERTNERQSFPEVPWAHPVAKEHAAIGGEWYWEYSENDLDQIDDAEQIRDHMLRAIFGSFFNAKQHPKNAAMRLKWVAFVGGKRESRRLMGDYIYTMRDAADRREFPDAVVVERREIDSHYQRNLTGDPVDFLSTAMFYDTGGDYFVPFRALYSKDISNLMMAGRCFSCSHIGLAGPRVMNTCCQMGIATGYAAALCIKYKCEPREVASKHITELRSLIGFDSGKKLVDNPSHETKSL, encoded by the coding sequence ATGCTAACCAACCGCCGCAGCTTTCTCCGCGTCATCGGGGGAGTTGGAGTAACGACCGCGGTAGCTCCTTCCTATCTCATCGCAGGAAAGTCGAAAACGACGAGCGGAGTGCTCATGGAAGCTTCGTCCTTTCAAAACGCCGGCGGGTGGAAGCTCGATACGCAGCACTACCAACAGATGGGCGGTAACTATTTACTCGCCCACGGTATGGGGATTCCCGTTGAGAACGCCGCAACGAAGGTCAAAGTTGGCGCTGCAGGAACATGGCGCTTATGGGTGCGGAATCGCGACTGGTGTAAAGGGCAATGGGAATCACCTGGGAGATTCCGCGTTCTTATCAACGGGGATGCGTTGCCGCAGGTTTTTGGAGCAGGCGACGAGAAATGGCATTGGCAGTTCGGAGGCGAATTTGAAGTCAAGCAACCAGGCGAGTTGAACATCGAATTGGAAGATCTGACCGGATTTGACGGACGGTGCGATGCAATCTTCCTGACGCAAGAAGTCGAGCCCTATTTGCCCAATTCGGATCTTCAGGAGCTTGCCGCGTGGAAGGATCAGATGTCTGGTCGAGCGGCGTTGGAGGTTTCCTCGACCGATTACGATCTCGTTATTGTTGGTGGAGGAATGTCTGGCTGCGGAGCGGCCCTGGCCGCCCGATCCAACGGGATGAAGGTCGCACTTGTTCAGGACCGCCCTCTGTTTGGTGGAAATGCGAGTGAAGAAGTTCGTGTACATACCATCGGAATCCACGGGTATGGAACGGAGATCGTGAAGCAACTTGACACGAAAACGTACAAGAACGGCCATGAAGACGCCATCTTGGATCAAAAGAAACGTGAAGCGGCGCTGGCTGCATCCGGCGTTGATCTATTTGCCGGCCACATCGCCTGCGGATTAGAAAAGGAAGAGGGGAGAATCGCCAGCGTCGAAGCACGAGAAGTGAAATCCGGAATCATTCGGCGATTTCGTGCGCCGACGTTCATCGACGCGACTGGGGACGGCTGGTTAGGCTACTGGGGAGGTGCGGAATATCGTAGCGGTCGCGAAGCGTCAAGTGAGTTTGGCGAGCATTGGGAGAAGCAGGGGGACCTGTGGAGTCCCCAAACACCTGACAATCGCGTTATGGGGACTTCGGTGCTTTGGAACGCCGAGAGGACGAATGAGCGTCAGAGCTTTCCAGAAGTCCCTTGGGCGCATCCGGTCGCCAAGGAGCATGCAGCGATCGGGGGAGAATGGTATTGGGAATATTCCGAGAATGACCTCGATCAGATTGATGATGCCGAACAGATTCGCGATCACATGCTCCGCGCGATCTTTGGTTCATTCTTCAACGCCAAGCAGCATCCTAAGAATGCCGCTATGCGCTTGAAATGGGTCGCGTTTGTGGGCGGCAAACGGGAGTCGCGACGTTTGATGGGCGATTACATTTATACGATGCGCGACGCGGCGGACCGCCGAGAATTTCCTGACGCAGTCGTGGTTGAACGAAGAGAAATTGACTCTCACTATCAACGCAATCTGACTGGCGACCCGGTAGATTTTCTTTCCACGGCGATGTTTTATGACACCGGCGGAGATTATTTTGTCCCGTTTCGTGCGCTCTACTCCAAAGACATCTCGAACTTGATGATGGCGGGACGCTGCTTTAGTTGTTCGCACATCGGACTGGCTGGTCCGAGAGTGATGAACACTTGTTGCCAAATGGGGATTGCGACGGGATATGCGGCTGCTCTTTGCATCAAGTACAAGTGCGAGCCGAGAGAGGTTGCTTCGAAGCATATCACTGAGCTGCGCAGTCTCATTGGGTTTGATTCGGGGAAGAAGCTTGTCGACAATCCCAGTCATGAGACGAAGAGCCTTTGA